One Bombus fervidus isolate BK054 chromosome 5, iyBomFerv1, whole genome shotgun sequence DNA window includes the following coding sequences:
- the LOC139987186 gene encoding uncharacterized protein isoform X5, whose translation MRSARRSRRPRGTAAFPVCTARRSSLKICQPHGRQKYVFFFFFFCRATSQRARAKNSDVSSYNTSQYTCFHLFSSWNNQGHREIIMQITVMLADIPAVGGSTGLGLEIDKMDQQYCLRWNNHPANLTDVLSSLLAREALCDVTLACVGETFKAHQTILSACSPYFESIFLQNTHPHPIIFLKDVNETEMKALLHFMYKGEVNVSQHLLPMFLKTAEALQIRGLTDNSVNNKAEEKSPSPEPETQSGVRHTESPNLQPLPEKRKRKASGSYDVSLSGPPSERFMSDSQASSQCSYKSSPPVIPKLNNAMGGDMEDGGRPMSPASQPQPSIKQELDHHLPDFHDNISLPGHPVGLLGEEGGATTGTLSDGVSTIESSEHHNPPEMLDGLDDTTLLTPQGIECAPITYIQRVNLSEFFEKMPYTYTSKCKLCGRVVSNLKNHYLTHNPGNYVCPLCGCRRTRLDNLKGHIKQKHPEIQILQKSSGTVQT comes from the exons ATGCGCAGCGCGAGAAGATCGCGCAGGCCGCGTGGCACCGCTGCATTTCCGGTATGCACCGCGCGAAGATCGTCCCTGAAGATCTGCCAGCCGCACGGAAGACAGAAAtatgtcttttttttcttttttttttgccgcGCGACTTCTCAACGCGCTAGGGCGAAAAACAGCGACGTATCCAGCTACAATACGTCACAATATACCTGCTTCCACTTGTTTTCCTCGTGGAACAATCAAGGCCATCGCGAGATAATTATGCAGATAACGGTGATGCTCGCCGATATCCCAGCTGTAGGAGGATCTACAG GGTTGGGATTGGAGATAGACAAGATGGACCAACAGTATTGCCTACGGTGGAACAATCATCCAGCCAACCTCACAGACGTTCTCAGCTCCTTGCTTGCCAGAGAGGCACTCTGCGATGTTACCCTGGCATGTGTTGGAGAGACATTCAAGGCACACCAGACGATACTCTCTGCATGCAGTCCATATTTTGAGAGCATTTTCCTCCAGAATACCCATCCCCATCCAATTATATTCCTGAAGGATGTCAATGAAACGGAAATGAAGGCATTGCTGCACTTTATGTATAAGGGAGAAGTTAACGTTAGTCAGCATCTGCTACCGATGTTCCTTAAAACAGCTGAGGCATTACAGATTAGAGGCCTCACTGATAATAGTGTAAATAACAAGGCAGAAGAGAAAAGTCCATCTCCAGAACCAGAAACACAATCTGGTGTTAGGCATACTGAATCGCCTAACCTTCAGCCTCTTCCTGAAAAGAGGAAACGAAAGGCCTCGGGCAGCTATGATGTTTCCCTTAGTGGTCCACCCAGTGAACGGTTCATGTCAGATTCTCAG gcATCGTCACAATGTAGTTACAAATCAAGCCCTCCCGTGATTCCAAAGTTAAATAATGCCATGGGAGGTGATATGGAAGATGGTGGTCGACCTATGTCTCCTGCATCACAGCCACAACCTTCGATCAAGCAAGAGTTAGATCATCATCTGCCAGACTTCCATGACAACATTTCCCTCCCA GGTCATCCAGTTGGACTGCTaggagaagaaggaggagCAACAACAGGCACGCTAAGCGATGGTGTGTCAACAATTGAATCGTCTGAACACCATAATCCCCCAGAAATGCTCGACGGACTCGATG ATACGACACTTTTAACCCCTCAGGGCATTGAGTGCGCGCCGATTACATACATTCAGAGAGTTAATCTGTCGGAGTTTTTCGAAAAGATGCCGTATACGTACACTAGCAAATGCAAACTATGCGGTCGGGTCGTGTCGAATCTAAAGAATCATTATTTGACGCACAATCCAGGAAATTACGTGTGCCCGCTCTGTGGCTGTCGTAGGACTCGACTGGATAACTTGAAGGGTCACATTAAACAGAAACACCCCGAGATACAGATACTGCAGAAGTCCAGCGGCACCGTGCAGACATGA
- the LOC139987186 gene encoding uncharacterized protein isoform X8 codes for MDQQYCLRWNNHPANLTDVLSSLLAREALCDVTLACVGETFKAHQTILSACSPYFESIFLQNTHPHPIIFLKDVNETEMKALLHFMYKGEVNVSQHLLPMFLKTAEALQIRGLTDNSVNNKAEEKSPSPEPETQSGVRHTESPNLQPLPEKRKRKASGSYDVSLSGPPSERFMSDSQASSQCSYKSSPPVIPKLNNAMGGDMEDGGRPMSPASQPQPSIKQELDHHLPDFHDNISLPTSVEWEVQRDGKSDETMDVQNMTQNQQDPAVIQVSRESTIMAGGSMSINMSGTAFNNPYKASQNQSISLKSNSHKSNNIEFNSLFGSLPESNASGKKFHSNNDVNRSIIVNPQPSMSITQSSLCNISQRSITQSRKAGRFKIGWLDMYSWLEYDERTNLMFCKYCRKWSDSIPEIRTSFAAGNGNFRLEIVNHHDKCKAHNLCVAKESKAKESYSYIMETC; via the exons ATGGACCAACAGTATTGCCTACGGTGGAACAATCATCCAGCCAACCTCACAGACGTTCTCAGCTCCTTGCTTGCCAGAGAGGCACTCTGCGATGTTACCCTGGCATGTGTTGGAGAGACATTCAAGGCACACCAGACGATACTCTCTGCATGCAGTCCATATTTTGAGAGCATTTTCCTCCAGAATACCCATCCCCATCCAATTATATTCCTGAAGGATGTCAATGAAACGGAAATGAAGGCATTGCTGCACTTTATGTATAAGGGAGAAGTTAACGTTAGTCAGCATCTGCTACCGATGTTCCTTAAAACAGCTGAGGCATTACAGATTAGAGGCCTCACTGATAATAGTGTAAATAACAAGGCAGAAGAGAAAAGTCCATCTCCAGAACCAGAAACACAATCTGGTGTTAGGCATACTGAATCGCCTAACCTTCAGCCTCTTCCTGAAAAGAGGAAACGAAAGGCCTCGGGCAGCTATGATGTTTCCCTTAGTGGTCCACCCAGTGAACGGTTCATGTCAGATTCTCAG gcATCGTCACAATGTAGTTACAAATCAAGCCCTCCCGTGATTCCAAAGTTAAATAATGCCATGGGAGGTGATATGGAAGATGGTGGTCGACCTATGTCTCCTGCATCACAGCCACAACCTTCGATCAAGCAAGAGTTAGATCATCATCTGCCAGACTTCCATGACAACATTTCCCTCCCA ACTAGTGTGGAGTGGGAGGTTCAAAGAGATGGGAAGAGTGACGAAACTATGGATGTACAGAACATGACCCAAAATCAACAAGATCCTGCTGTGATACAAGTTTCTCGCGAAAGCACTATCATGGCTGGAGGTTCTATGTCTATCAATATGTCAGGGACTGCATTTAATAATCCTTACAAAGCTTCACAGAATCAATCTATATCTTTAAAGTCTAATTCTCACAAGAGTAATAACATAGAATTCAATTCTTTATTTGGTTCACTTCCCGAAAGTAATGCCAGTGGTAAAAAGTTTCACAGTAATAATGATGTAAATAGATCAATAATTGTAAATCCACAGCCAAGCATGTCAATAACTCAATCAagtttatgtaatatttcacAACGTTCTATTACTCAAAGTAGAAAGGCTGGTAGATTCAAAATTGGATGGTTAGATATGTACTCTTGGCTTGAATATGACGAAAGAACGAATCTTAtgttttgtaaatattgtagaaAATGGAGTGATTCAATTCCCGAAATACGTACTTCATTTGCTGCTGGGAATGGTAATTTTAGACTCGAGATTGTCAATCATCATGATAAGTGCAAGGCTCATAATTTGTGTGTAGCTAAAGAGAGCAAAGCAAAAGAAAGTTATTCTTACATCATGGAAACTTGTTga
- the LOC139987186 gene encoding uncharacterized protein isoform X11 encodes MRSARRSRRPRGTAAFPVCTARRSSLKICQPHGRQKYVFFFFFFCRATSQRARAKNSDVSSYNTSQYTCFHLFSSWNNQGHREIIMQITVMLADIPAVGGSTGLGLEIDKMDQQYCLRWNNHPANLTDVLSSLLAREALCDVTLACVGETFKAHQTILSACSPYFESIFLQNTHPHPIIFLKDVNETEMKALLHFMYKGEVNVSQHLLPMFLKTAEALQIRGLTDNSVNNKAEEKSPSPEPETQSGVRHTESPNLQPLPEKRKRKASGSYDVSLSGPPSERFMSDSQASSQCSYKSSPPVIPKLNNAMGGDMEDGGRPMSPASQPQPSIKQELDHHLPDFHDNISLPGHPVGLLGEEGGATTGTLSDGVSTIESSEHHNPPEMLDGLDEIRRTGNDDDNEDTKRKKERKKKKKELEEDKGARRST; translated from the exons ATGCGCAGCGCGAGAAGATCGCGCAGGCCGCGTGGCACCGCTGCATTTCCGGTATGCACCGCGCGAAGATCGTCCCTGAAGATCTGCCAGCCGCACGGAAGACAGAAAtatgtcttttttttcttttttttttgccgcGCGACTTCTCAACGCGCTAGGGCGAAAAACAGCGACGTATCCAGCTACAATACGTCACAATATACCTGCTTCCACTTGTTTTCCTCGTGGAACAATCAAGGCCATCGCGAGATAATTATGCAGATAACGGTGATGCTCGCCGATATCCCAGCTGTAGGAGGATCTACAG GGTTGGGATTGGAGATAGACAAGATGGACCAACAGTATTGCCTACGGTGGAACAATCATCCAGCCAACCTCACAGACGTTCTCAGCTCCTTGCTTGCCAGAGAGGCACTCTGCGATGTTACCCTGGCATGTGTTGGAGAGACATTCAAGGCACACCAGACGATACTCTCTGCATGCAGTCCATATTTTGAGAGCATTTTCCTCCAGAATACCCATCCCCATCCAATTATATTCCTGAAGGATGTCAATGAAACGGAAATGAAGGCATTGCTGCACTTTATGTATAAGGGAGAAGTTAACGTTAGTCAGCATCTGCTACCGATGTTCCTTAAAACAGCTGAGGCATTACAGATTAGAGGCCTCACTGATAATAGTGTAAATAACAAGGCAGAAGAGAAAAGTCCATCTCCAGAACCAGAAACACAATCTGGTGTTAGGCATACTGAATCGCCTAACCTTCAGCCTCTTCCTGAAAAGAGGAAACGAAAGGCCTCGGGCAGCTATGATGTTTCCCTTAGTGGTCCACCCAGTGAACGGTTCATGTCAGATTCTCAG gcATCGTCACAATGTAGTTACAAATCAAGCCCTCCCGTGATTCCAAAGTTAAATAATGCCATGGGAGGTGATATGGAAGATGGTGGTCGACCTATGTCTCCTGCATCACAGCCACAACCTTCGATCAAGCAAGAGTTAGATCATCATCTGCCAGACTTCCATGACAACATTTCCCTCCCA GGTCATCCAGTTGGACTGCTaggagaagaaggaggagCAACAACAGGCACGCTAAGCGATGGTGTGTCAACAATTGAATCGTCTGAACACCATAATCCCCCAGAAATGCTCGACGGACTCGATG
- the LOC139987186 gene encoding uncharacterized protein isoform X3: MRSARRSRRPRGTAAFPVCTARRSSLKICQPHGRQKYVFFFFFFCRATSQRARAKNSDVSSYNTSQYTCFHLFSSWNNQGHREIIMQITVMLADIPAVGGSTGLGLEIDKMDQQYCLRWNNHPANLTDVLSSLLAREALCDVTLACVGETFKAHQTILSACSPYFESIFLQNTHPHPIIFLKDVNETEMKALLHFMYKGEVNVSQHLLPMFLKTAEALQIRGLTDNSVNNKAEEKSPSPEPETQSGVRHTESPNLQPLPEKRKRKASGSYDVSLSGPPSERFMSDSQASSQCSYKSSPPVIPKLNNAMGGDMEDGGRPMSPASQPQPSIKQELDHHLPDFHDNISLPGHPVGLLGEEGGATTGTLSDGVSTIESSEHHNPPEMLDGLDGTSGTCKKEKDISKESQSKLEHSNLGTECCKLCGKSVANIKKHMKSHFPDKYQCQICMISLTRSDNLKRHIKLKHGIREGSLISPFMRLEHKHFLAKSEPAYLT, translated from the exons ATGCGCAGCGCGAGAAGATCGCGCAGGCCGCGTGGCACCGCTGCATTTCCGGTATGCACCGCGCGAAGATCGTCCCTGAAGATCTGCCAGCCGCACGGAAGACAGAAAtatgtcttttttttcttttttttttgccgcGCGACTTCTCAACGCGCTAGGGCGAAAAACAGCGACGTATCCAGCTACAATACGTCACAATATACCTGCTTCCACTTGTTTTCCTCGTGGAACAATCAAGGCCATCGCGAGATAATTATGCAGATAACGGTGATGCTCGCCGATATCCCAGCTGTAGGAGGATCTACAG GGTTGGGATTGGAGATAGACAAGATGGACCAACAGTATTGCCTACGGTGGAACAATCATCCAGCCAACCTCACAGACGTTCTCAGCTCCTTGCTTGCCAGAGAGGCACTCTGCGATGTTACCCTGGCATGTGTTGGAGAGACATTCAAGGCACACCAGACGATACTCTCTGCATGCAGTCCATATTTTGAGAGCATTTTCCTCCAGAATACCCATCCCCATCCAATTATATTCCTGAAGGATGTCAATGAAACGGAAATGAAGGCATTGCTGCACTTTATGTATAAGGGAGAAGTTAACGTTAGTCAGCATCTGCTACCGATGTTCCTTAAAACAGCTGAGGCATTACAGATTAGAGGCCTCACTGATAATAGTGTAAATAACAAGGCAGAAGAGAAAAGTCCATCTCCAGAACCAGAAACACAATCTGGTGTTAGGCATACTGAATCGCCTAACCTTCAGCCTCTTCCTGAAAAGAGGAAACGAAAGGCCTCGGGCAGCTATGATGTTTCCCTTAGTGGTCCACCCAGTGAACGGTTCATGTCAGATTCTCAG gcATCGTCACAATGTAGTTACAAATCAAGCCCTCCCGTGATTCCAAAGTTAAATAATGCCATGGGAGGTGATATGGAAGATGGTGGTCGACCTATGTCTCCTGCATCACAGCCACAACCTTCGATCAAGCAAGAGTTAGATCATCATCTGCCAGACTTCCATGACAACATTTCCCTCCCA GGTCATCCAGTTGGACTGCTaggagaagaaggaggagCAACAACAGGCACGCTAAGCGATGGTGTGTCAACAATTGAATCGTCTGAACACCATAATCCCCCAGAAATGCTCGACGGACTCGATG GAACATCAGGAACTTGCAAAAAAGAGAAGGATATAAGTAAAGAGAGTCAGTCGAAGCTAGAACACTCCAACCTCGGTACGGAGTGTTGTAAGCTTTGTGGCAAGAGCGTAGCGAACATAAAAAAGCACATGAAATCGCATTTCCCCGATAAATATCAGTGCCAAATCTGCATGATATCGTTAACGAGATCCGATAATTTGAAAAGGCATATTAAATTGAAGCACGGAATACGAGAGGGATCATTGATATCGCCGTTCATGCGCTTAGAgcataaacattttttagcgAAATCGGAACCGGCTTACCTCACCTAG
- the LOC139987186 gene encoding uncharacterized protein isoform X10 — MRSARRSRRPRGTAAFPVCTARRSSLKICQPHGRQKYVFFFFFFCRATSQRARAKNSDVSSYNTSQYTCFHLFSSWNNQGHREIIMQITVMLADIPAVGGSTGLGLEIDKMDQQYCLRWNNHPANLTDVLSSLLAREALCDVTLACVGETFKAHQTILSACSPYFESIFLQNTHPHPIIFLKDVNETEMKALLHFMYKGEVNVSQHLLPMFLKTAEALQIRGLTDNSVNNKAEEKSPSPEPETQSGVRHTESPNLQPLPEKRKRKASGSYDVSLSGPPSERFMSDSQASSQCSYKSSPPVIPKLNNAMGGDMEDGGRPMSPASQPQPSIKQELDHHLPDFHDNISLPGHPVGLLGEEGGATTGTLSDGVSTIESSEHHNPPEMLDGLDDHCSSPCPLTSVRYSTSNELTNYVHAIGRYPAHKSNIC, encoded by the exons ATGCGCAGCGCGAGAAGATCGCGCAGGCCGCGTGGCACCGCTGCATTTCCGGTATGCACCGCGCGAAGATCGTCCCTGAAGATCTGCCAGCCGCACGGAAGACAGAAAtatgtcttttttttcttttttttttgccgcGCGACTTCTCAACGCGCTAGGGCGAAAAACAGCGACGTATCCAGCTACAATACGTCACAATATACCTGCTTCCACTTGTTTTCCTCGTGGAACAATCAAGGCCATCGCGAGATAATTATGCAGATAACGGTGATGCTCGCCGATATCCCAGCTGTAGGAGGATCTACAG GGTTGGGATTGGAGATAGACAAGATGGACCAACAGTATTGCCTACGGTGGAACAATCATCCAGCCAACCTCACAGACGTTCTCAGCTCCTTGCTTGCCAGAGAGGCACTCTGCGATGTTACCCTGGCATGTGTTGGAGAGACATTCAAGGCACACCAGACGATACTCTCTGCATGCAGTCCATATTTTGAGAGCATTTTCCTCCAGAATACCCATCCCCATCCAATTATATTCCTGAAGGATGTCAATGAAACGGAAATGAAGGCATTGCTGCACTTTATGTATAAGGGAGAAGTTAACGTTAGTCAGCATCTGCTACCGATGTTCCTTAAAACAGCTGAGGCATTACAGATTAGAGGCCTCACTGATAATAGTGTAAATAACAAGGCAGAAGAGAAAAGTCCATCTCCAGAACCAGAAACACAATCTGGTGTTAGGCATACTGAATCGCCTAACCTTCAGCCTCTTCCTGAAAAGAGGAAACGAAAGGCCTCGGGCAGCTATGATGTTTCCCTTAGTGGTCCACCCAGTGAACGGTTCATGTCAGATTCTCAG gcATCGTCACAATGTAGTTACAAATCAAGCCCTCCCGTGATTCCAAAGTTAAATAATGCCATGGGAGGTGATATGGAAGATGGTGGTCGACCTATGTCTCCTGCATCACAGCCACAACCTTCGATCAAGCAAGAGTTAGATCATCATCTGCCAGACTTCCATGACAACATTTCCCTCCCA GGTCATCCAGTTGGACTGCTaggagaagaaggaggagCAACAACAGGCACGCTAAGCGATGGTGTGTCAACAATTGAATCGTCTGAACACCATAATCCCCCAGAAATGCTCGACGGACTCGATG
- the LOC139987186 gene encoding uncharacterized protein isoform X1 → MRSARRSRRPRGTAAFPVCTARRSSLKICQPHGRQKYVFFFFFFCRATSQRARAKNSDVSSYNTSQYTCFHLFSSWNNQGHREIIMQITVMLADIPAVGGSTGLGLEIDKMDQQYCLRWNNHPANLTDVLSSLLAREALCDVTLACVGETFKAHQTILSACSPYFESIFLQNTHPHPIIFLKDVNETEMKALLHFMYKGEVNVSQHLLPMFLKTAEALQIRGLTDNSVNNKAEEKSPSPEPETQSGVRHTESPNLQPLPEKRKRKASGSYDVSLSGPPSERFMSDSQASSQCSYKSSPPVIPKLNNAMGGDMEDGGRPMSPASQPQPSIKQELDHHLPDFHDNISLPTSVEWEVQRDGKSDETMDVQNMTQNQQDPAVIQVSRESTIMAGGSMSINMSGTAFNNPYKASQNQSISLKSNSHKSNNIEFNSLFGSLPESNASGKKFHSNNDVNRSIIVNPQPSMSITQSSLCNISQRSITQSRKAGRFKIGWLDMYSWLEYDERTNLMFCKYCRKWSDSIPEIRTSFAAGNGNFRLEIVNHHDKCKAHNLCVAKESKAKESYSYIMETC, encoded by the exons ATGCGCAGCGCGAGAAGATCGCGCAGGCCGCGTGGCACCGCTGCATTTCCGGTATGCACCGCGCGAAGATCGTCCCTGAAGATCTGCCAGCCGCACGGAAGACAGAAAtatgtcttttttttcttttttttttgccgcGCGACTTCTCAACGCGCTAGGGCGAAAAACAGCGACGTATCCAGCTACAATACGTCACAATATACCTGCTTCCACTTGTTTTCCTCGTGGAACAATCAAGGCCATCGCGAGATAATTATGCAGATAACGGTGATGCTCGCCGATATCCCAGCTGTAGGAGGATCTACAG GGTTGGGATTGGAGATAGACAAGATGGACCAACAGTATTGCCTACGGTGGAACAATCATCCAGCCAACCTCACAGACGTTCTCAGCTCCTTGCTTGCCAGAGAGGCACTCTGCGATGTTACCCTGGCATGTGTTGGAGAGACATTCAAGGCACACCAGACGATACTCTCTGCATGCAGTCCATATTTTGAGAGCATTTTCCTCCAGAATACCCATCCCCATCCAATTATATTCCTGAAGGATGTCAATGAAACGGAAATGAAGGCATTGCTGCACTTTATGTATAAGGGAGAAGTTAACGTTAGTCAGCATCTGCTACCGATGTTCCTTAAAACAGCTGAGGCATTACAGATTAGAGGCCTCACTGATAATAGTGTAAATAACAAGGCAGAAGAGAAAAGTCCATCTCCAGAACCAGAAACACAATCTGGTGTTAGGCATACTGAATCGCCTAACCTTCAGCCTCTTCCTGAAAAGAGGAAACGAAAGGCCTCGGGCAGCTATGATGTTTCCCTTAGTGGTCCACCCAGTGAACGGTTCATGTCAGATTCTCAG gcATCGTCACAATGTAGTTACAAATCAAGCCCTCCCGTGATTCCAAAGTTAAATAATGCCATGGGAGGTGATATGGAAGATGGTGGTCGACCTATGTCTCCTGCATCACAGCCACAACCTTCGATCAAGCAAGAGTTAGATCATCATCTGCCAGACTTCCATGACAACATTTCCCTCCCA ACTAGTGTGGAGTGGGAGGTTCAAAGAGATGGGAAGAGTGACGAAACTATGGATGTACAGAACATGACCCAAAATCAACAAGATCCTGCTGTGATACAAGTTTCTCGCGAAAGCACTATCATGGCTGGAGGTTCTATGTCTATCAATATGTCAGGGACTGCATTTAATAATCCTTACAAAGCTTCACAGAATCAATCTATATCTTTAAAGTCTAATTCTCACAAGAGTAATAACATAGAATTCAATTCTTTATTTGGTTCACTTCCCGAAAGTAATGCCAGTGGTAAAAAGTTTCACAGTAATAATGATGTAAATAGATCAATAATTGTAAATCCACAGCCAAGCATGTCAATAACTCAATCAagtttatgtaatatttcacAACGTTCTATTACTCAAAGTAGAAAGGCTGGTAGATTCAAAATTGGATGGTTAGATATGTACTCTTGGCTTGAATATGACGAAAGAACGAATCTTAtgttttgtaaatattgtagaaAATGGAGTGATTCAATTCCCGAAATACGTACTTCATTTGCTGCTGGGAATGGTAATTTTAGACTCGAGATTGTCAATCATCATGATAAGTGCAAGGCTCATAATTTGTGTGTAGCTAAAGAGAGCAAAGCAAAAGAAAGTTATTCTTACATCATGGAAACTTGTTga